The following DNA comes from Hahella chejuensis KCTC 2396.
CCGTAAACGGTAAAGTATCTTTCACCTTTGACATTGCGGGTACTGATCTGCTGAAAGGCGATGAGATTGCTTTCCACTGGGGTATGACCTGCGGTAACGATACTATCGAAGGCAAGATTCCTTTCTCTGTACCGGAGCCTGGCGCACTGGCTTTGATGGGCCTTGGTCTGGCGGTGGTTGGTCTGCGTCGTCGTAAGCAGTCTGCTTAAGACAGTATTGCAAGCAGGGCGGGGCATTTAGATTCTCCGCTCAGAATTAAAAAACCGCGTTGGCTTATCCCAGCGCGGTTTTTTTATGTTTTAGCGTTTGATAGTGGAACTAGCTCTCTTTGGCTATATAGAGCTTTCTGACTGCCATGTTGAATGCTTCAACGCAATCCGGATCGAACAGCGAGCCGTTGTAACTGTTCACGTAGCGCACAGCTTCAAACAACGACTTCTTATACGAGCGATCTTCACGTTCACTGGTTATCTCGAAAAATGCGTCACATATGGCCAGGACTCTGGAGCCGAGGGGGATATCTTTGCCGCTGACGCCAAAAGGGTAACCACTCCCGTCATAGTGTTCGTGATGATGCAGAACGATCTGCGCTGCGTCTTCCCAGCCGCCGAAGCGGTGCAGTATCTGTGAACTGGTGGCGACATGGGCGGCCATTATTTTCTGTTCTTCTCGCGACAACAGCTCTTCATGTTTGTGGGCCAAGCCTACGGGTACGAAAGCCATGCCCAAATCGTGCAGCAACACAGCGGCGCTGAGTTGTTCTTCGTTGAGCTGTCCGCCTAATTCTTCGTTGACGGCCATACAGAGCTCTAATTCCTTCTGAGTACGATCCTTGCGATATATGCTGAGCTGATCCAACTGGCGCGCCAGGAAGCGAAATAACTGTTGGTCTGAGTCTTTGCCTGGAGCGAAGTAGCTCGGCATGGAGGCTTCCGGACGCGCGACCTCTCCAGCATCTTTAGGCCCAGACAGCAGTTCGTCCAGCCCCTCGTTGATAACGGCTATCACGTTTCCGGGGGAGGCGTTACGTACTTTGGCGATAACGTTAAGCAACGACTCCTGTAGATCTCCATCGGCGGTGTGATCACTCGCTAACTGTCCGACCAGGGTTTCGACGTAGCCGATGATGCTCATAAAGAAAACGCCGAACATCGGCTGATAGGGGAGTTCTCCCTTACGCATGTCGGAGACGATTTCCTCCAATTCATGGATAACATCCACCATGGCGTCCAGGAAAACCATTCTGCAGTTGCCTTTGAGGGAGTGCATGCTGCGGAACAGCTCGTTGATTAACTCAGGATTGACCTGATGCTCCAGGGTTTGAATTGTGTGCTCTATCTCTTCGACGTTTTCCTGAAAGCAGGCGACAAACTCGTCAATCAGGTCTTTTTCCAACTCAACAAACTGCGGGCAGGTAATTGGCTTCATGACATATCGGGCTCCTGTTGAATACGGACATCCCCTTGTGCGACTACGCCGCGATGCGGAGGCGATTGCTTTTAGTATAGACGTTGGCTGGGCATATCGAGCGGATGCTCAATCAAACTCAAGTAACGCCAGCTTTTCACCAAACAGGTAACGATGCCAGGGAGACCAGGCGAGTAGGCTTAAGGCCCCCCAGCGTTCCCAATGATAGTCGAGGATGCACCACTCCTGTCTGACCTTTATGTGAGAGTTCCAACTTTCCAGACGACGGATATTGTGCAGAGTCCATTGAAAAGCGGCGTTCATCCAACCAATGGCTTCATGTAAGTGCGCCTGACCCAGTGCTCCGTGAGGCAGCATCTCCAATAGCATACGGGCATGCGGGATACGTTCGGCAAGGTCATTGAAGAACTGTTTGATGCGTTGCTCGGTGAAATACATAAGGACGCCTTCCGCCAAAATCAGACAATTGTCAGACTCTCCGGCGGCGTGCTCCAACCAGGAGACGTCAAACAGCGACTGCTCCAACATGCGGTAGCGGTCAGAATCGCTGAAAAACAGACGGCGAGCGGCGATGACATTAGGCAGGTCGAGATCGAACCAGTGTATCTGGCCGTTGTCCACGCGCAGATAGCGACTGTCGAAACCCGCTCCGAGATTGATGATAACCGCCTGAGGATGGGCGTTGATAAAATCCATCACCAGTTTGTCGATGAGGTCTGTACGGATTGCGATGGCTAACTGTGATAACCAGGCGTTACTGAAGCGCTTGAAGTCATAATTGAGGCGCTGGTACATTTCCAGAGCCTTGTCGTCATGAATGATGGCGTCGGGGCGCAAGGTTTCCATCGCCCTGGCCCACAAAGGGAGAAGTGCGGTTTCTGAAATATCCCGCAATTGCAGCGTCTCCATCGTCGTGCTCCCTGAATGTCCCCATGCCTGTTTCAGCCGTTAAACGGCATCAACAAGTCTGGTATATTTTCACGAAATATCCAGCGACTACTTAGTCAAGCGGAGAACGTGCGTGCGTCCGGGAGGAAGTGGGGCGCACGCGAAGAACGCTGTTTTGGCGTTTATTCAGATAACGTTTATTCAGATAAATAGTAGTCTTCGGTAGCCTCACGCAACCGCTTGTTTTCGAGGTAGTCCTCTATTGCCCGGCGGGCTTGAAGGCGTCGCTTGGAGGCTTGCTTCTCTTTGCTTTTCCTCTCTTGAGTTTCGGTTTCGTAAAAAACGTCAAGAATGGTACTGGCGACGGAATCGGAAGGTTGATTCATGTTTTGCATGGCTTTCCCCTTAGCCTAGTGACGGTTCACTGTAATTGTTATTTTTTACACTGGAATGACAACCGGCTTACTGCTTGATAACGCCTGTTATCAATCCGTTCCTGCGTTGGTGTGATGTCTTGTCCAGCCGACTGAGGAGCGTCGGTCTTATGCTGTATATTATTTCACCGATAGTACAATTAATTAGGCGAGAGCCGCAACGAGCTTAGATTCTTTTTCGCTTGGTTGAGCTTTTGCACATGCTGCTCATCAAGCTTTTGAAATAGATTGCTGGCGATCGTGTCCAGAATCATCAAGTGGGCAAGGCGAGAAGCCAAGGGCGTGAAGGCGTCAGCGTTTTCGTCCACTGAGACGCCGATGTTAAGGTTGGCGATATTGGCCAGCGCCGATTGTGGCGGGCTGATGGCGACAACTTTGGCGCCGGAGGCGCGCGCCTGCATGCAGGATTGAATCAGGTTATTCGTGCGGCCGCTATGGGATATGGCGATTATAACGTCGTTGGTTTCCACCAGGCCGGCGATCAACATTTGCGTATCAGGATCGGGGCAGGCATGGGTACTCGGCTTCAGGCGAAAGAATTTCTGCTGAGCGTCCGCCGCCACGGCGGCGGACGCTCCATAGCCGAAAAAGTATAAGCGTGGGGAGTTGGAAATCCAGGCGCATGCCTGCTCAATCCGATCCCAGGCGAGCTGATTGAAGACCTGCTGCAATGACGACTGTACGTCGCTAAATATTTTGGCGCCGAGTTGCTGCAGGCTATCTCCAGATCGTGCTCGGAATGGCGTTTGCCTCTGCATGCTTGCTAGCTGTTGGGCGAGGCTCACCTTAAAGCTTTGAAAACTGTCGAAGCAGATAGTGCGACAGAATCGCACAATGGTTGGTTCGCTAACGCCCGCCTCGGTAGCCAGGTCGACGATACGCATATGAATGACATCATTGGGGTTGCGCAACACGCATTCCGCGACTTTTTGTTCGCTTTTGCGCAGCGTGTCCCGGTTCTGTCGAAGCCAGCTCAATATATCGTGGGGGCGTCCCATCCAATTACCTTGGTGTGTCATATCAGCCTGACGGCGGGGTTCAGCAGGCGGGATGGCTTGAGAATCCGCTTTTGGGGCCAGGCATTGGAAATCGTGTTTTAAGGATAGACAAAAGCGAAGCAGTATTGCACAAACAAATAGTCGTTGGCGTTATTGAATAACCGGAGTTGGACTTTGCAGCGTTACAGGGCCTACGCTTTGTTCGCGCAAAAGGCTCGCCATCTGTTCGGCCCCCAGCGGCTCGGCGATCAGATATCCCTGCACGGTGTGGCAGCCGCTCTCCCGCAAGAACTGCAAATGCCCTTCATGTTCTACGCCTTCAGCGATGACTTCCAGGTTCAGACTTTTACCCAGCATGATGACGGCGCGAGTGATGGCTGCATCGTCAGCGTTGTGGTGTGCGTCTTTGATGAACATCCGGTCTATTTTCAGTGCGTTTAGCGGAAAGCGCTTGAGATAGGATAGAGAGGAGTATCCCGTACCAAAATCATCCACGGTAATGCGTACCCCCATCTCTCGCAGGCGGGACAGCATAAACTGGGTGCGGCTCATGTTTTCCATTAGCGTGCTTTCCGTCAGCTCAAGGTCGAGCAGATGCGGAGGCAGTTCAGTGTCTTGCAGTACTTTGCGCACCATTTGCGGCAGGTTGCTCTGGCGTAACTGGTGAGCGGAAAGGTTGACGGACACTTGGATATTATCCAGCCCCTCCCGGCTCCAGGCGGCGGCTTGAGCGCAGGCGGCGCCGAGCATTTGCTCTCCCAGCTCCGTGATCAAGCCGCTTTCTTCCGCCATAGGCACGAAGTCGCTGGGAGCGATCAGGCCTCTTTGTGGGTGTCGCCAGCGCGCCAGCGCCTCCACACCGGTGATGCGGCCGCTATCCAGTGAGAGCTTGGGTTGGAAAAAAACTTCCATTTGTTGATTCTGTATCGCCCGGCGTAGCTCGGTCTCCACATCCAAACGCATGCGCGACATGCTGCGCAACATGCGACTGTAAAATTCATAGGTGTTGCCGCCGAGGTATTTTGCCTGCCGCACAGCCATATTGGCCTGTTGCATCAGGGTTTGAATTTCCCAGCCGTTATCGGGCGCTTGGGTGACGCCTATTGAGGTGGATACGTAGAATTCATGTCCGTCGATATTGAAGGGCGCTTTCAGTTCATCCAGCAGCTGCTCACAGAAACGGCTTATCTGGGAACGGCTCTTCGCGGGGGTGAGGATCGCAAACTCATCGCTGCCGAGGCGCGCCAGGGTATGTGCGTGGGATGCGGTTTGTGAGATCCGCGTAGCAACCTGTTTTAACAGTTCATCCCCTCGGTCCTGACCCAGGCTTTCGTTGACCTGACGAAAACGGTCGACATTCAGAAGAAGCATATTGATGCTGAGTCCTTGCTCCCGTACTTTACGTAGAATTTTATCCAGACGCTCACGGAACAGCATGCGGTTCGCCAGTCCGGTCAGCTCATCGTAGTTGAGCAGATAATGGAGCTTCTCGTCTGCTTGTTTTCGTTCAGTAAGATCGGAAAATAAGCCTGCGTAATGGGTGGTTGCGCCTTCTGTATTGATGATGGAGGTAATTTGCAGCCACTGACAATAGAACTCACCGGATTTACGCTTTTCATATAACTCACCTTGCCAGCGGCCCCGCAAAAACAGCTCGTCGCGAATACGACTGAACACTTGCCGCTTGTTGGGAGCCTGGCTGAAATCCTCCAGGCTGCTGCCAATCACTTCTTCCGTCTCATAACCGGTGATCTGGCTAAACGCGTTGTTGACGGTGAGGAATCGGAACTCGGTATCCAGTGCGAACACGCCCTGGGGCGTATGGTCAAAGACGGACTTGGCCAGAAGCAGCTGCTCATCGCGACTTTTCTCTTTGCTGATGTCGCGGCGCGACCCGATCATGCGGGTAATGCGGCCGAGTTTGTCGAAACTTACCGGCTTGCCGCAATCTTCCACCCAGATCCAGGCGTCTTTAGCAGTGGTGACGCGATATTGCACCCGGTATGTATTACTCAAGCCCTTCAGACAGAGCATCATTTCCTTTCTGATGCGCGGACGGTCGTCAGTATGTATCAACCCATGCATGCGCTCCACGAATGCGGTCGCCGACATTTCTCGGGGACCGAAGGCGTCATGAAAGAATGATTGATAGAGAGAGTTTCTCGGAATATCCCAGTCCCACAAGGCCAACCCTGTGGCTTCAATAGCCTGCGATAAACGGGTTTGGCTTTTCATCAGCGCATCGCTGATGTTTTTCCGCAATTTGATTTGCTGGCTCAAAATACGATTGGCTTCGGACAATTCGTCTGTGCGCTCGCAGATAGCGTTTTCCAGCTCTTTTTGAGTCTCGCGCAGCTCGTGTTCTATTTCCTCGCGACGAGTAATTTCATAGGCGAGCTGTTGGTTAAGCTGTTCTGAGGCGGAGCGGGCGTTATCCAAGTAGGCGATGAGGCCTTGCATCTGCAGGTTCTGATTAAGGTAGCGGCTGGACGCAAGATACCAGAGCGCGGCGAGTGGGTAGAGAAAGACGCTGAGGATGGCTGCGTTGGTCATTAACTCCGTGGGGAGGGGGGATCTGCCGCTTAACAGGACCGACAACCAGAGAAGTGGCATGGCGCTAAGAATGATAAATGGAGTGCGCCAGATGCCGAGAAAAAAGGATAGAAGGCCCGCGGCGACGAACTGGGCGATGGTGGCGCTGTCAAGCCAGGACGAAGGGAGCTCCAGGATGATGTAAGCGGCTACTGGCCCCAACACGGTCGCGATTGCGGCGCTGAGCAACACATAAAGCCTGCTAAGGTTGGCGACGTTGCGAGGTAAGTTGGCGCTTTCATCCTGTAATAGAGCCTGAGCCCGTGAGCCGAAGACGGCGAGCAGAACGGCGCAGATAGCTCCCAGCGTGGCAAGTCCTATCAAGGGCGCTACAGCGTGATAGGGAGAGGCGGTGGCGACGAAGCCCATGGTAATGAAAAAAAGCAATGCAGCGGCGTGGCGACTACGACGCCCCAGCTTTATAAGTTGCTCCCGACGCACCTTGAGAGGTTTAGGGCGCGCCATGGTCGACATCAGCTTTAAACTGCTTGCTTGAATATCGTTTGTCCCGGGGTGCATGTTAGTATAATTGTCCGATTTCACTGGAATCCCGCCGCACAAACAAACCCGTCATATCTGCTTTTGACGGTCGGCGAACCTGGAAAGCAGCGATGCAATGTTGTAATGGGCTGTAAAATTATCCAGTATTAATCGCCGCAAATGTGCAAGGCGGCGACTCCGGTTGGCGGTTCAGTGTGCTTATTGTATGTAACATTTTGTTATTTTTTGTTCGTTGTCCCATTTAACCCGATAGTGAACTCGCGCACAAGCACTTCGAATAAAATCGGAGATGAGTCTGCGGTTTAATTTCCTGGCGTGTCTTTCGCGGAAAGCCGTTAACAACAAAGCCCTTCAAACAAAGAGAGGTAAGTCTCAGCAATGGACGTAACGGCGGTTTTGGACCCGCTTAACGATGCTCAACGTGAGGCGGTTACCGCCAGCGCTCGCAACCTGCTGGTGCTGGCCGGCGCCGGCAGCGGCAAAACCCGCGTTCTTGTGCACCGCATGGCATGGTTGATTCAAGTCGAGCGTATTGGCGCTCACGCAATAATGGCGGTGACGTTCACCAACAAGGCGGCGCGGGAAATGCGTGAGCGGGTGGAGTCGCTGTTGCATATACCGACGCGTGGAATGTGGCTGGGAACCTTTCACAGCCTGGCGCACAGACTGCTGCGCGCGCACTGGCGAGAAGCCGGTTTGCCGGAAAACTTCCAGGTGATCGACTCAGATGACCAGCAGCGCATGCTGAAGCGAGTGATTCGCGAATTGGGACTGGATGAGTCCAAGTGGCCTGCGCGCCAGGCGCAGTATTTTATCAACAGCCAGAAAGACGAAGGGCTGCGACCGGATAATATTGAACCGGGTAGCGACGCCTGGCGGCAGACCATGAACAAGATATACCAGCGCTACGACGAATATTGTCGGCAGAGCGGGTTGGTGGACTTTGGCGAGTTATTGCTGCGCTCTCATGAACTCTGGCTGCAAAAGCCGGATCTGTTGCGGCACTATCAGCAGCGCTTCCAGCATATTCTGGTTGACGAGTTTCAGGATACCAACACCATTCAATATGCGTGGCTGCGCGTGTTGGCGGGGGACCGCGTTCCCATGACCGTGGTCGGAGACGACGACCAGTCCATCTACGGCTGGCGCGGCGCCAAGATTGAGAATATTCAGCGTTTCCAGAATGACTTCGGCGAAGCGGCGCTGGTGCGCCTTGAGCAGAACTACCGGTCAACGCAGACCATTCTGCGGGCCGCCAACCACGTCATTGCCCACAACCCCAGTCGTCTGGGCAAACAGCTATGGACGGATCAGGGCGAAGGCGAAGCGATTGACGTGTACGCTGCGTTTAACGAGCAGGATGAAGCCAACTATATTGTCGAATCCGTGCAGTCATGGGTGAATCAGGGGCGGTCGCGTTCGGAAGTGGCGCTGTTGTACCGGTCCAACGTGCAGTCGCGGGTATTGGAAGAAGCGTTGATCCGCCACGGCGTGCCATATCGGATATATGGCGGTTTACGCTTCTATGATCGTCTGGAGGTTAAAAACGCAGTGGCGTATTTGCGCCTGGCCCATTTCGCGGATGATGACGCCGCCTTTGAGCGGGTGGTCAACATTCCGTCTCGCGGCGTTGGCGCCAAGTCGTTGGAAACCTTGCGCGACGCAGCGCGCGAGCGCAGAGGGTCGTTATGGCGGACTTCTGTGGCGGCGGTCAGCGCAGGCTTAATCAAAGGCAAAGCGGGAGCTGGGCTGAAGCATTTTATTGAAATAGTCGAAAATCTGCGCGAATTTGCGAAAGAGAACAGTTTGCAGGATCTCACCAAGCATATGCTGGAAGTCAGCGGCATATTGGAGCATCACGCCAATGAAAAGGGAGATAAGGCGGAAGCGCGCAAGGAAAACCTGCTGGAACTGGTGAATGCGGTTGCCGAGTACGAAACACTCGACAATGAATCGCCCTTGGCGGAGTTCCTGACCCAGGCGGCGCTGGACGCAGGCGAGCGTCAGGCGGAGGTGGATCAGGATGCGGTGCAACTGATGACATTGCACTCCGCCAAAGGTTTGGAGTTTCCCCTGGTGTTTCTGACAGGCATGGAGGAAGAGCTGTTTCCTCATTCGATGGCTTTGGAAGAGGCGGGACGTTTGGAGGAAGAACGCCGGTTGTGCTACGTCGGCATTACTCGCGCCATGGAGAAGTTGGTGCTTACTTTTGCAGAAAGTCGCCGTTTGTATGGCCAGGATAAATATCACTCCATTTCTCGTTTTGTCCGCGAAATCCCCAATGAGCTATTGCGTGAAGTGCGCTTACGCTCCGTCGTGAGCAAACCTATGTTTTGGGATCGTGGGCCTGCGCATGGCGCGATTGGCGAGTCTGCGCAACAGTCAGGTATTTCTCTTGGGCAGCGGGTGCGACATGAAAAGTTTGGTGAAGGCGTTGTGCTGAACTATGAAGGCAGTGGTCCGCATTCCCGGATTCAGGTGAACTTCGACGATCAGGGCAGTAAGTGG
Coding sequences within:
- a CDS encoding MurR/RpiR family transcriptional regulator, translated to MGRPHDILSWLRQNRDTLRKSEQKVAECVLRNPNDVIHMRIVDLATEAGVSEPTIVRFCRTICFDSFQSFKVSLAQQLASMQRQTPFRARSGDSLQQLGAKIFSDVQSSLQQVFNQLAWDRIEQACAWISNSPRLYFFGYGASAAVAADAQQKFFRLKPSTHACPDPDTQMLIAGLVETNDVIIAISHSGRTNNLIQSCMQARASGAKVVAISPPQSALANIANLNIGVSVDENADAFTPLASRLAHLMILDTIASNLFQKLDEQHVQKLNQAKKNLSSLRLSPN
- a CDS encoding class I SAM-dependent methyltransferase; this encodes METLQLRDISETALLPLWARAMETLRPDAIIHDDKALEMYQRLNYDFKRFSNAWLSQLAIAIRTDLIDKLVMDFINAHPQAVIINLGAGFDSRYLRVDNGQIHWFDLDLPNVIAARRLFFSDSDRYRMLEQSLFDVSWLEHAAGESDNCLILAEGVLMYFTEQRIKQFFNDLAERIPHARMLLEMLPHGALGQAHLHEAIGWMNAAFQWTLHNIRRLESWNSHIKVRQEWCILDYHWERWGALSLLAWSPWHRYLFGEKLALLEFD
- a CDS encoding HD domain-containing phosphohydrolase, which gives rise to MKPITCPQFVELEKDLIDEFVACFQENVEEIEHTIQTLEHQVNPELINELFRSMHSLKGNCRMVFLDAMVDVIHELEEIVSDMRKGELPYQPMFGVFFMSIIGYVETLVGQLASDHTADGDLQESLLNVIAKVRNASPGNVIAVINEGLDELLSGPKDAGEVARPEASMPSYFAPGKDSDQQLFRFLARQLDQLSIYRKDRTQKELELCMAVNEELGGQLNEEQLSAAVLLHDLGMAFVPVGLAHKHEELLSREEQKIMAAHVATSSQILHRFGGWEDAAQIVLHHHEHYDGSGYPFGVSGKDIPLGSRVLAICDAFFEITSEREDRSYKKSLFEAVRYVNSYNGSLFDPDCVEAFNMAVRKLYIAKES
- a CDS encoding EAL domain-containing protein; the encoded protein is MARPKPLKVRREQLIKLGRRSRHAAALLFFITMGFVATASPYHAVAPLIGLATLGAICAVLLAVFGSRAQALLQDESANLPRNVANLSRLYVLLSAAIATVLGPVAAYIILELPSSWLDSATIAQFVAAGLLSFFLGIWRTPFIILSAMPLLWLSVLLSGRSPLPTELMTNAAILSVFLYPLAALWYLASSRYLNQNLQMQGLIAYLDNARSASEQLNQQLAYEITRREEIEHELRETQKELENAICERTDELSEANRILSQQIKLRKNISDALMKSQTRLSQAIEATGLALWDWDIPRNSLYQSFFHDAFGPREMSATAFVERMHGLIHTDDRPRIRKEMMLCLKGLSNTYRVQYRVTTAKDAWIWVEDCGKPVSFDKLGRITRMIGSRRDISKEKSRDEQLLLAKSVFDHTPQGVFALDTEFRFLTVNNAFSQITGYETEEVIGSSLEDFSQAPNKRQVFSRIRDELFLRGRWQGELYEKRKSGEFYCQWLQITSIINTEGATTHYAGLFSDLTERKQADEKLHYLLNYDELTGLANRMLFRERLDKILRKVREQGLSINMLLLNVDRFRQVNESLGQDRGDELLKQVATRISQTASHAHTLARLGSDEFAILTPAKSRSQISRFCEQLLDELKAPFNIDGHEFYVSTSIGVTQAPDNGWEIQTLMQQANMAVRQAKYLGGNTYEFYSRMLRSMSRMRLDVETELRRAIQNQQMEVFFQPKLSLDSGRITGVEALARWRHPQRGLIAPSDFVPMAEESGLITELGEQMLGAACAQAAAWSREGLDNIQVSVNLSAHQLRQSNLPQMVRKVLQDTELPPHLLDLELTESTLMENMSRTQFMLSRLREMGVRITVDDFGTGYSSLSYLKRFPLNALKIDRMFIKDAHHNADDAAITRAVIMLGKSLNLEVIAEGVEHEGHLQFLRESGCHTVQGYLIAEPLGAEQMASLLREQSVGPVTLQSPTPVIQ
- the uvrD gene encoding DNA helicase II; amino-acid sequence: MDVTAVLDPLNDAQREAVTASARNLLVLAGAGSGKTRVLVHRMAWLIQVERIGAHAIMAVTFTNKAAREMRERVESLLHIPTRGMWLGTFHSLAHRLLRAHWREAGLPENFQVIDSDDQQRMLKRVIRELGLDESKWPARQAQYFINSQKDEGLRPDNIEPGSDAWRQTMNKIYQRYDEYCRQSGLVDFGELLLRSHELWLQKPDLLRHYQQRFQHILVDEFQDTNTIQYAWLRVLAGDRVPMTVVGDDDQSIYGWRGAKIENIQRFQNDFGEAALVRLEQNYRSTQTILRAANHVIAHNPSRLGKQLWTDQGEGEAIDVYAAFNEQDEANYIVESVQSWVNQGRSRSEVALLYRSNVQSRVLEEALIRHGVPYRIYGGLRFYDRLEVKNAVAYLRLAHFADDDAAFERVVNIPSRGVGAKSLETLRDAARERRGSLWRTSVAAVSAGLIKGKAGAGLKHFIEIVENLREFAKENSLQDLTKHMLEVSGILEHHANEKGDKAEARKENLLELVNAVAEYETLDNESPLAEFLTQAALDAGERQAEVDQDAVQLMTLHSAKGLEFPLVFLTGMEEELFPHSMALEEAGRLEEERRLCYVGITRAMEKLVLTFAESRRLYGQDKYHSISRFVREIPNELLREVRLRSVVSKPMFWDRGPAHGAIGESAQQSGISLGQRVRHEKFGEGVVLNYEGSGPHSRIQVNFDDQGSKWLVLSYAKLEAI
- a CDS encoding PA3496 family putative envelope integrity protein translates to MQNMNQPSDSVASTILDVFYETETQERKSKEKQASKRRLQARRAIEDYLENKRLREATEDYYLSE